From a single Deltaproteobacteria bacterium genomic region:
- a CDS encoding MBL fold metallo-hydrolase encodes MMKAIILGCATSTGVPILGCGCSVCTSKNPKNKRTRCSLFIETGGKNLLIDTSTDLRFQAMRHGITKIDAVLYTHSHADHTHGIDELRVFNFVNKMEIPCYGNRQTLKNIEKNFKYIFDGTNSAGGKPKLLLNTVSQEFNIYGVTVTPVDIYHDNWTILGYRIGNLAYLTDCSGIPDESWDKLRNLDVLILSALRYRPHNAHFNVEQAVRTAERIKPGLTIFTHMGHELDYDTLLKELPDSMVPAYDGMEIEFD; translated from the coding sequence ATGATGAAGGCTATTATACTCGGTTGCGCCACCTCTACAGGTGTTCCAATTCTGGGGTGCGGCTGTAGTGTTTGCACCTCGAAAAACCCCAAAAACAAAAGAACACGGTGCTCTCTATTCATTGAGACCGGGGGTAAAAATCTTTTGATCGACACCTCCACCGACCTCAGATTTCAGGCTATGAGGCACGGTATTACGAAGATTGACGCCGTATTATATACCCACTCCCATGCCGACCATACACACGGAATCGACGAGCTCAGGGTATTCAACTTCGTTAATAAAATGGAAATTCCCTGTTACGGGAACCGCCAAACCCTTAAAAACATTGAGAAAAATTTCAAATATATATTTGATGGCACGAATTCCGCGGGCGGCAAGCCGAAGCTTCTTTTAAATACCGTCTCTCAGGAATTCAATATATACGGCGTCACGGTGACCCCGGTCGATATTTACCACGACAACTGGACAATACTCGGTTACAGAATAGGCAACCTGGCTTATCTCACCGACTGCAGCGGCATTCCCGATGAATCGTGGGACAAGCTCCGCAACCTCGACGTCCTCATACTGAGCGCTCTCAGATACAGGCCGCATAATGCACATTTTAATGTCGAGCAGGCGGTAAGGACAGCGGAGAGAATTAAACCCGGGCTTACGATATTCACCCACATGGGGCATGAGCTCGATTATGATACGCTTTTGAAAGAGCTACCCGACTCCATGGTCCCTGCGTATGACGGTATGGAAATAGAATTCGATTAA
- a CDS encoding cytochrome d ubiquinol oxidase subunit II, with amino-acid sequence MIFSFEVIISVIMLISLILYALKGGADYGGGVWDLLAFGKRARKQREVIAEAISPVWEANHVWLILVIVILFTAFPAGFSTISTVLHIPLTLMLIGIVFRGSAFAFRTYDAKKEESRSWGLVFSVSSLITPVLLGVILGAIISGNVIVENGIVRDGFIKPWFSLFALFVGLFTLALFAYLAAVYLTLETDDEELQDDFRGRALISAVISGLLAIAVYVLSGSGAPTISRELSENWWAWGIQVVVFILAVSAFVALITRRFRLARMCAIGQVSLIILGWAIAQYPYLVEPNVTIFNAAAPESTLKLLLATLVLGGFLLLPSFYYLLRVFRKL; translated from the coding sequence ATGATATTTTCGTTTGAAGTAATAATATCCGTGATAATGCTGATTTCGCTAATCCTCTACGCTTTGAAAGGGGGGGCGGATTACGGCGGAGGCGTGTGGGACCTACTGGCATTCGGGAAAAGAGCCAGAAAGCAGAGAGAGGTGATTGCCGAGGCTATATCGCCCGTCTGGGAAGCAAACCACGTGTGGCTGATACTGGTTATCGTAATTCTATTTACAGCCTTTCCCGCGGGCTTTTCGACCATCAGCACCGTTCTTCATATTCCTTTAACGCTGATGTTAATCGGCATAGTTTTTAGAGGCTCGGCTTTCGCGTTTCGCACATACGACGCCAAGAAAGAGGAATCGAGGAGCTGGGGGCTGGTCTTTTCCGTATCAAGCCTGATAACGCCCGTACTCCTGGGAGTGATACTAGGGGCGATCATATCCGGGAATGTAATTGTCGAGAACGGGATTGTCAGAGACGGCTTCATTAAGCCCTGGTTCTCACTGTTCGCGCTCTTTGTGGGATTATTCACGCTGGCTCTCTTCGCTTATCTGGCCGCCGTCTACTTAACACTTGAAACGGACGATGAGGAATTACAGGACGATTTCCGCGGCAGGGCATTAATATCAGCCGTAATATCCGGTTTACTCGCGATCGCCGTCTATGTGCTTTCAGGCTCGGGCGCGCCTACAATAAGTCGGGAGCTGAGTGAGAATTGGTGGGCGTGGGGTATACAAGTTGTAGTATTTATCCTGGCTGTCTCGGCTTTCGTTGCGCTGATAACAAGAAGATTTAGATTAGCGAGGATGTGCGCGATAGGCCAGGTGTCGCTTATAATCCTGGGATGGGCGATTGCGCAATACCCGTACCTCGTAGAACCGAATGTAACTATTTTCAATGCCGCGGCGCCGGAAAGTACACTGAAATTACTTCTCGCTACGCTTGTGCTCGGCGGCTTTTTACTGCTCCCCTCTTTTTATTACCTCTTACGCGTATTCAGGAAACTATGA
- a CDS encoding N-acetylmuramoyl-L-alanine amidase, translating to MNKKSAYTVIIVSFLAVFSLAQDSRALDRGEVLYKETFQLYKSLAGDPSKVNKKEIWDTIARAFYSIYINYPESSKAPNSLFLSGKMYEEMGERFDSQPDLNMAVEYSRLFVRRYPESNLADDAQLRVARIVEKKSKSDAYLEYEKVVTGFPDGDMKMIAKNKVADLSPFKPSKKSGVSKSVKSSGGSLIKVSQIRHWSTDTYTRVVIHVDKEVPFKPILLKADPENGIPPRLFVDIHGTSVDKNLYVEPVNNGLLEQIKFARNTHDSVRVVLYIKSFDDYKVFALQDPFRIVMDIQGTGAKPGDYYAKKGTGDYEYETRLPDDNVASLSQALGLKIRTVVIDAGHGGHDPGAIGPSGLKEKDITLKIAKALKQKLDKEGRKFGITNVYLTRNNDRFIPLEERTGIAKKHGADLFISIHCNAARNKNAYGIETYILSFTNDQRSLAVAARENATTSISRSEMANVLKQYLLSSKIEESERFAGYVQNSVVKTVSANYQPVKNKGVKKAPFVVLIGADIPSILVETAFITNPRDEKRLKSDAYIDELADGILAGIKRFSSEVQTASLR from the coding sequence GTGAATAAAAAATCGGCGTACACGGTCATAATTGTTTCTTTTCTCGCTGTATTTTCACTAGCGCAAGACAGCCGCGCCCTGGATCGCGGGGAAGTACTCTACAAAGAAACCTTCCAGCTTTACAAAAGTCTCGCCGGGGATCCGAGCAAAGTTAACAAAAAGGAAATCTGGGATACAATAGCGCGCGCTTTTTACAGTATATATATCAACTATCCGGAAAGCTCGAAAGCGCCGAATTCTCTCTTTCTTTCGGGAAAAATGTATGAGGAAATGGGGGAGAGGTTCGATTCACAGCCCGACCTCAATATGGCGGTTGAGTATTCGAGATTATTCGTGAGAAGATACCCCGAGAGCAACCTGGCCGACGACGCTCAATTGAGGGTCGCGAGGATTGTGGAGAAGAAAAGCAAATCAGACGCTTATCTCGAATACGAGAAAGTGGTTACCGGGTTCCCGGACGGCGACATGAAAATGATCGCCAAAAATAAAGTAGCGGACCTATCGCCGTTTAAGCCGTCAAAAAAATCCGGGGTTTCGAAGTCTGTGAAGTCCTCCGGGGGCAGCCTTATCAAGGTGAGCCAGATCCGGCACTGGTCAACGGACACGTACACAAGGGTCGTAATTCATGTCGACAAGGAAGTGCCGTTTAAACCCATACTGCTCAAAGCCGACCCCGAAAACGGGATACCGCCCCGGCTTTTTGTGGATATCCACGGGACGAGCGTAGATAAAAACCTCTATGTAGAGCCGGTTAACAACGGTCTCCTAGAACAGATCAAGTTCGCCCGGAATACACATGACAGCGTGAGGGTAGTACTCTACATAAAAAGCTTCGACGATTACAAGGTTTTCGCGCTCCAGGACCCGTTCAGAATTGTGATGGACATACAGGGCACGGGAGCAAAACCGGGAGACTACTACGCAAAAAAAGGTACGGGTGATTATGAGTACGAAACAAGATTGCCGGATGACAATGTAGCAAGCCTTTCCCAAGCCCTGGGGCTGAAGATAAGAACCGTCGTGATAGACGCCGGTCACGGAGGCCACGACCCGGGCGCTATCGGACCGTCGGGCTTAAAGGAAAAAGATATCACTTTAAAAATCGCCAAGGCGTTAAAGCAGAAACTGGATAAAGAGGGGAGGAAGTTCGGAATTACGAATGTTTACCTCACCAGAAATAATGACCGGTTCATACCCCTTGAAGAAAGAACGGGAATCGCCAAGAAACACGGGGCCGATCTCTTCATCTCTATTCACTGCAACGCCGCACGGAACAAAAACGCATACGGAATAGAAACCTATATCCTGAGTTTCACAAACGACCAGAGATCGCTTGCGGTTGCGGCGCGGGAGAACGCCACGACCAGCATATCACGAAGTGAAATGGCAAATGTCCTGAAGCAATATTTACTGAGCTCCAAGATCGAGGAATCCGAGCGGTTTGCCGGTTATGTGCAGAACTCGGTCGTTAAAACCGTGTCCGCAAATTATCAGCCCGTCAAAAATAAAGGCGTCAAAAAAGCTCCCTTTGTAGTTCTTATCGGAGCGGATATTCCAAGCATACTGGTTGAAACAGCCTTCATTACCAATCCCAGAGACGAGAAAAGACTCAAAAGCGACGCCTATATAGACGAATTAGCAGACGGCATCCTTGCCGGTATCAAACGATTTTCTTCAGAAGTACAAACAGCGTCACTCAGGTAG
- a CDS encoding ArsA-related P-loop ATPase, whose translation MTKLNRILEEKSVIICIGAGGVGKTTISSLLALEAASKGKRTLALTVDPSRRLAKSLGISEGSEFGVILPRRLGNAGYAGSSGLTVRVLDVKNTFDRLIERVADSSETSGRILSNNYYKSVADSLAGAHEYMAMEALLSSYEEGEYDIIIVDTPPSEHLSGFLSAPLRLSSILDSEIFKSFHFIDRMSLGFTRLFTLMSLKFAERIVGIDVIHDMWEFFSDFEAVNEGIKARAAKTYNLLKSDSSSFLIVTNLKERSLQNTFDWHNELTSDGYDVDAVIVNRAAVDKDLSQLKEPDYKDIPGGREFRQKLLRNYDNYRSLISAEKAALERLQSRLTSYAIPDLDTEVITLKDLRGIREYLFD comes from the coding sequence GTGACGAAATTGAACCGTATTCTTGAAGAAAAGAGTGTAATTATATGTATCGGTGCCGGGGGCGTCGGAAAAACCACTATTTCCTCCCTCCTTGCGCTTGAAGCAGCCTCAAAGGGGAAACGCACCCTTGCATTGACCGTCGACCCGTCACGCAGGCTGGCCAAGTCTCTTGGAATATCCGAAGGATCGGAATTCGGCGTTATTTTGCCGAGACGCCTCGGTAACGCCGGCTACGCCGGGTCCTCCGGGCTTACGGTCAGGGTCCTGGATGTAAAAAACACATTTGACAGACTTATAGAAAGGGTTGCGGACTCGAGTGAAACCAGCGGCAGAATTCTGTCTAATAATTATTATAAAAGTGTTGCCGATTCTCTCGCGGGCGCTCATGAGTACATGGCGATGGAGGCGCTTCTCTCGTCATATGAAGAGGGCGAGTATGACATTATTATCGTTGATACTCCTCCTTCCGAGCATCTGTCGGGCTTTCTTTCGGCTCCCCTGAGACTCAGCTCCATACTCGACTCCGAGATTTTTAAATCCTTCCACTTTATAGACCGAATGAGCCTGGGTTTTACAAGATTATTCACGTTGATGTCGCTTAAATTTGCTGAGAGGATAGTTGGCATTGACGTTATCCATGATATGTGGGAGTTCTTTTCGGATTTTGAAGCGGTAAACGAGGGGATAAAGGCGCGCGCGGCCAAAACCTATAACCTGCTCAAATCAGATTCCAGTTCGTTTTTGATCGTCACAAATTTAAAAGAACGGTCGCTACAAAACACCTTCGACTGGCATAATGAGTTAACCTCAGACGGCTATGATGTGGATGCTGTAATTGTGAACCGGGCGGCGGTCGATAAGGACCTCTCTCAATTAAAGGAGCCGGATTACAAAGATATACCGGGCGGCCGCGAATTCAGGCAGAAGCTCCTCAGGAATTATGACAATTACAGGAGCTTGATATCAGCCGAGAAGGCGGCCCTGGAAAGGCTTCAGTCGAGGCTTACCTCTTACGCGATTCCCGACCTGGATACCGAGGTTATAACCTTAAAAGACCTGCGCGGAATAAGAGAGTATTTATTTGACTAA
- a CDS encoding nitrite/sulfite reductase, with the protein MEVQVKQKSMKEIKEGLPEEVREELDLYERQIQDYLAGLTGDIKFQKIRLQLGTYAQRQDGVQMQRIKIPFGGLNSLQLRQLADVADKYASGFMHLTTRQDVQLYYIRIETVPNMMRELADVGITTREACGNTVRNVTACHQSGVSPTETFDVTPYAEAFKNFMLRNPICQNMGRKFKVCFEGCQDVDHAGVRIHDLGFRARVRDVDGELRQGFQVHVGGGLGASPSLGELWTEFMPVEDMIPFSAAVIRIFDRYGERKVRMKARMKFLVRKLGFEEFRKKVEEEWAALKVDPSWNDYLADIKEEITPPEINENIPSALEGTETDPAYLKWKESCVRPHELDEFCMVNLKIHNGDVESETARRLADITDIYSASDIRISIGQNLILRWIPKTALPSLYSALKEIDIVGLGPDTFNDITACPGADTCRLGITSAKGLADTLTEGMTNGLGEFKELSKNLNIKISGCPNACAQHVVASIGFQGASLSKDGRNVPSEQVFVGGGLYGDETRLATSIIKVPTRNAPKVVKRLLEVYRDERDGEEHFDLVMERLGRDRIKEEISQFTDIPSFEEDPSFYQDWGHEEEKFEIQKGVKGECAGATVEEKVPSFADAQKRVQQAEALLSHGEYETSIIESYHSCAASAHVPLYTKLVDPFTSEQTMWEFENLLVRTGEAGEKWMDISGVLQDMLDQEASEELAVEMLDIAKELYAECERVQMNLTEPAKN; encoded by the coding sequence ATGGAGGTACAGGTAAAACAAAAATCGATGAAGGAAATAAAGGAAGGCTTGCCTGAGGAGGTCCGTGAGGAGCTCGATTTGTACGAGCGTCAGATACAGGACTATCTCGCCGGGCTCACGGGGGATATCAAGTTCCAGAAGATACGGCTCCAATTGGGCACTTACGCCCAGCGTCAGGACGGTGTACAGATGCAGCGTATCAAAATCCCGTTCGGAGGCCTAAATTCGCTGCAGTTAAGGCAGCTTGCGGATGTAGCGGACAAGTACGCGAGCGGGTTTATGCATCTAACTACCAGGCAGGACGTGCAACTTTATTACATCAGGATAGAGACCGTGCCAAATATGATGCGTGAGCTTGCGGACGTAGGAATTACGACCCGTGAGGCTTGCGGAAATACGGTGAGAAACGTAACCGCGTGCCATCAGTCCGGCGTTTCTCCTACCGAAACATTCGACGTAACCCCTTATGCGGAAGCGTTTAAAAATTTCATGCTCCGAAACCCTATTTGTCAGAATATGGGCAGAAAGTTCAAAGTATGCTTCGAGGGCTGTCAGGATGTGGATCATGCGGGAGTCAGAATTCACGATCTCGGTTTCAGGGCGCGTGTCAGGGATGTGGACGGCGAGCTGAGGCAGGGATTTCAGGTCCACGTGGGCGGCGGATTGGGTGCTTCTCCTTCACTCGGCGAACTGTGGACGGAGTTCATGCCAGTTGAGGATATGATTCCCTTCTCGGCGGCTGTTATCCGAATATTCGACCGCTACGGGGAGCGTAAAGTGCGCATGAAAGCGCGAATGAAGTTCCTGGTTAGAAAATTGGGATTTGAAGAGTTCCGTAAAAAGGTGGAGGAAGAATGGGCCGCACTGAAGGTCGATCCTTCCTGGAATGACTATTTGGCAGATATTAAGGAAGAAATAACTCCTCCTGAAATTAATGAAAATATTCCTTCCGCGCTTGAAGGCACGGAAACGGATCCCGCCTATCTGAAGTGGAAAGAGTCCTGCGTCAGGCCGCACGAGCTTGACGAATTTTGCATGGTCAACCTGAAGATACATAACGGGGATGTGGAATCTGAGACTGCCAGAAGACTGGCTGACATTACCGATATTTATTCGGCGTCCGATATAAGGATAAGCATCGGTCAGAATTTGATACTCCGCTGGATCCCGAAGACTGCGCTTCCGTCTCTTTATTCCGCGCTTAAGGAGATAGATATTGTCGGGCTCGGTCCGGATACATTTAATGATATTACTGCGTGCCCCGGGGCGGATACGTGCCGTTTGGGAATTACATCGGCCAAGGGACTCGCCGACACGCTGACCGAGGGGATGACAAACGGGCTCGGAGAATTCAAAGAGCTATCGAAAAACCTGAATATCAAGATTTCAGGCTGTCCGAACGCCTGTGCACAGCACGTGGTTGCGAGTATAGGGTTCCAGGGTGCTTCCTTGTCCAAAGACGGCAGGAATGTGCCGTCGGAGCAGGTTTTCGTCGGCGGCGGCTTGTACGGCGATGAAACCAGACTCGCAACATCTATAATCAAGGTGCCGACCAGAAATGCTCCAAAAGTGGTAAAAAGACTTCTGGAGGTTTACCGTGACGAAAGGGACGGCGAGGAGCATTTTGATCTTGTTATGGAGAGATTGGGCAGGGACCGTATAAAAGAAGAGATTTCACAGTTCACAGATATACCGTCTTTTGAGGAAGATCCGTCATTTTATCAGGACTGGGGACACGAAGAGGAAAAGTTCGAAATTCAGAAGGGCGTGAAAGGAGAATGCGCAGGGGCTACCGTTGAAGAAAAGGTGCCCAGTTTTGCGGACGCCCAAAAACGAGTTCAACAGGCGGAGGCCTTGCTGTCGCACGGTGAATACGAGACATCTATCATAGAGTCTTATCATTCTTGCGCCGCGAGCGCGCACGTTCCGCTCTACACTAAGCTCGTCGACCCCTTCACGTCCGAGCAGACCATGTGGGAATTCGAGAATCTTCTCGTGAGGACAGGGGAGGCCGGTGAGAAGTGGATGGACATTTCGGGAGTGCTGCAGGATATGCTCGACCAGGAAGCGTCCGAAGAGCTTGCCGTGGAGATGCTCGATATAGCGAAGGAGCTCTATGCGGAATGCGAAAGGGTGCAGATGAATCTCACGGAGCCGGCCAAGAATTAA
- a CDS encoding ion transporter gives MPENNNNEGWRERVHEIIFEADTPLGKLFDVVLIVSIIASVIAVMLDSVGSISARYGNVLYSLEWFFTILFTIEYVLRLVTVRRPLKYATSFFGIVDLLTVIPTYLDLLLPGARFLLVIRVLRVLRIFRVLKLAKYVGEVNMLVSAIKASSRKITVFLFAIVTIVVVLGSLMYMVEGAENGFTSIPLSVYWAIVTLTTVGYGDLSPQTSLGQTLAVVVMISGYSIIAVPTGIVTAELSQSYKRGVTTRSCMHCSREGHDLDAKHCKYCGEEL, from the coding sequence ATGCCGGAAAATAACAATAATGAGGGTTGGAGAGAAAGGGTTCATGAAATAATATTTGAGGCCGATACGCCTCTCGGCAAGCTGTTCGATGTGGTATTGATCGTCAGCATCATCGCGAGCGTCATTGCCGTAATGCTGGACAGCGTGGGTTCCATAAGCGCAAGATACGGCAATGTTCTCTACTCACTCGAGTGGTTTTTCACTATCCTGTTTACTATCGAGTACGTCTTGAGACTTGTCACGGTGCGGCGTCCCCTTAAATACGCTACGAGCTTTTTCGGAATCGTCGATCTGCTCACGGTTATTCCGACATATCTGGACTTGCTCCTCCCGGGCGCCAGGTTTTTGCTGGTTATAAGAGTCTTGAGGGTTCTCAGGATATTCCGGGTGCTCAAGCTCGCCAAGTATGTCGGGGAAGTCAATATGCTTGTAAGCGCTATCAAAGCAAGCAGCAGGAAAATAACCGTATTCCTCTTTGCTATCGTAACGATAGTCGTTGTTCTCGGCTCCCTCATGTACATGGTGGAAGGGGCTGAGAACGGCTTTACGAGTATTCCGCTAAGTGTTTACTGGGCTATAGTTACATTGACGACAGTGGGGTACGGCGATCTGTCTCCTCAGACAAGCCTCGGGCAGACGCTGGCTGTGGTGGTGATGATATCGGGTTACAGTATAATCGCGGTTCCCACAGGAATAGTTACCGCGGAGCTCTCGCAGTCTTATAAAAGAGGCGTTACGACGCGCTCATGTATGCACTGCAGCAGGGAAGGGCATGATTTAGACGCGAAACATTGTAAATATTGCGGAGAGGAGCTTTGA
- a CDS encoding cytochrome ubiquinol oxidase subunit I — translation MAISLGFHIIFAVAGIAMPLMMVIAEWKWLRTKKEVYLSLTKHWAKGTAILFAVGAVSGTVLSFELGLLWPNFMEWAGSIIGMPFSLEGFAFFTEAIFLGIYLYGWNKVNPTVHLISGALVAVSGAASGIFVTIANAWMNTPAGFDLIDGKPVNIDPISAMLNPAAFSQSLHMIIAAYAATGFAVAGIHAFLLLKNPRNQFHQKALYIALAIGGVAAVIQPVSGDILAKTVAQNQPLKLAAFEGQFKTEKGAPLKIGGIPDVDEMRTKYALEIPYGLSLLAYNNPKAEVKGLQSFPRDLWPPVAIVHVAFQIMVAAGLIMIAISIYCFILMIRRKKIYNSRRLLRILMLCSPLGFIAIEAGWTVTEVGRQPWIIYEVMKTADALTPMPGLVVTFSSFTLIYIFLSAIVVLLLLRQFRASPEYVDKGNSEP, via the coding sequence ATGGCCATTTCCTTAGGCTTTCACATCATTTTTGCCGTAGCGGGCATCGCTATGCCGCTTATGATGGTTATCGCGGAATGGAAATGGCTCAGGACAAAAAAAGAAGTTTATCTCTCACTAACCAAGCATTGGGCGAAGGGAACGGCGATCCTCTTCGCCGTTGGAGCCGTCTCGGGTACGGTTCTGTCTTTCGAGCTCGGGCTGCTGTGGCCCAATTTTATGGAATGGGCGGGCTCTATAATAGGCATGCCGTTCTCACTCGAGGGATTTGCCTTTTTTACAGAGGCGATCTTTCTCGGTATTTATCTTTACGGATGGAACAAGGTTAATCCGACCGTTCATTTAATTTCCGGAGCTTTAGTCGCCGTCAGCGGGGCCGCGTCGGGAATATTTGTTACAATAGCCAACGCCTGGATGAACACCCCTGCCGGGTTTGATCTCATTGACGGAAAGCCCGTAAATATCGACCCCATTTCAGCCATGCTCAATCCGGCGGCTTTTTCGCAGAGCCTGCATATGATTATCGCGGCTTATGCCGCAACCGGTTTTGCGGTCGCAGGCATACACGCCTTTCTCTTGCTCAAAAATCCGAGAAATCAGTTTCACCAGAAAGCCCTTTATATCGCTCTGGCCATAGGGGGTGTAGCTGCTGTAATACAACCCGTGAGCGGAGACATACTTGCAAAGACTGTCGCGCAAAATCAGCCGCTCAAGCTCGCCGCTTTCGAGGGCCAGTTCAAGACCGAGAAAGGGGCTCCGCTTAAGATCGGCGGGATACCCGATGTCGACGAGATGAGAACAAAATACGCGCTCGAGATCCCCTACGGGCTGAGTCTGCTGGCTTATAACAATCCGAAGGCGGAAGTTAAGGGACTCCAAAGCTTCCCGCGCGATCTCTGGCCGCCCGTGGCCATCGTTCACGTCGCTTTTCAGATTATGGTCGCGGCAGGATTAATCATGATAGCCATATCCATTTATTGCTTCATACTAATGATTAGAAGAAAGAAAATTTATAATTCCAGACGGCTCCTACGTATTTTGATGCTGTGCTCTCCCCTCGGTTTTATAGCCATTGAAGCGGGGTGGACGGTCACCGAGGTCGGAAGGCAGCCCTGGATAATTTATGAGGTCATGAAGACAGCCGACGCTCTAACGCCCATGCCCGGTCTGGTCGTGACCTTCAGTTCCTTTACGCTGATCTACATATTCCTTTCCGCAATCGTGGTTTTACTCCTGCTGAGACAGTTCAGGGCAAGCCCCGAATACGTCGATAAGGGGAATTCCGAGCCATGA
- a CDS encoding 2,3-bisphosphoglycerate-independent phosphoglycerate mutase, producing MQEVIKKLLQPNDTKIVLCVLDGLGGLPQNGKTELEAASTPNLDALAGKGACGQHMPVAFGITPGSGAAHLGLFGYDPLQYEIGRGVLEALGLGLELTPSDLAIRGNFATVKYEGDTPVVTDRRAGRIPTEENIRIVSRITGEIKKIDGVKVNMVSGMEHRSAIIFTFPEPIGEGGDRIHDTDPQMEGKSPIPPTGNNPEAAKVAAIVQKFLSRVAEIIRDEERANYLLMRGFAVHPNLASYKDAYGLSAACIATYPMYRGVAKLVGMDVLEVGDMTIKSEIETLKRDYDKYDFFYMHVKKTDSYGEDGNFGAKAKVIEEFDSFVPEIMALAPDVFVVTGDHSTPASMKAHSWHPVPIMISSGYTRGAGAEGFGETECARGELGTFRAVDLMTMLLAHAGRLQKYGA from the coding sequence ATGCAGGAAGTTATCAAAAAATTACTACAGCCCAATGATACTAAAATCGTACTCTGCGTGCTCGACGGCCTCGGGGGCCTTCCGCAGAACGGCAAAACCGAGCTTGAAGCTGCGTCCACGCCCAATCTTGACGCGCTTGCCGGAAAAGGGGCATGCGGTCAGCATATGCCGGTAGCATTCGGCATAACGCCCGGAAGCGGCGCGGCGCACCTGGGGTTGTTCGGCTATGACCCTCTTCAATATGAAATCGGGCGCGGCGTGCTCGAAGCGCTCGGGCTCGGGCTTGAGCTTACGCCCAGCGACCTTGCCATAAGGGGTAATTTCGCAACTGTTAAATACGAAGGCGATACGCCTGTAGTTACAGACAGAAGGGCGGGAAGGATTCCTACTGAAGAGAATATCAGGATCGTATCGAGGATTACCGGGGAGATTAAAAAAATAGACGGCGTGAAGGTGAACATGGTTTCCGGAATGGAGCACAGATCGGCAATTATTTTTACCTTCCCCGAGCCGATAGGGGAGGGCGGAGACCGGATTCACGACACTGATCCGCAGATGGAAGGGAAGAGCCCGATTCCCCCGACCGGGAATAATCCCGAAGCGGCAAAAGTTGCGGCAATAGTACAAAAGTTTCTTAGCCGGGTCGCGGAGATAATAAGAGACGAGGAGCGCGCGAATTACCTGTTAATGAGGGGCTTTGCGGTTCATCCGAACCTCGCTTCCTATAAAGACGCATACGGGTTGAGCGCGGCTTGTATCGCTACTTACCCTATGTATAGAGGGGTTGCGAAGCTGGTCGGCATGGATGTGCTGGAAGTGGGGGACATGACTATCAAGAGCGAGATCGAAACCCTGAAGAGGGATTACGATAAATACGACTTCTTTTACATGCACGTTAAGAAAACGGACAGTTACGGCGAGGACGGGAACTTCGGCGCCAAGGCGAAGGTCATAGAGGAATTCGACAGCTTTGTTCCGGAGATAATGGCGCTAGCCCCGGACGTATTTGTCGTGACCGGGGACCATTCCACGCCAGCCTCGATGAAGGCCCACAGCTGGCACCCGGTACCCATAATGATCAGCTCCGGGTACACGAGGGGCGCGGGCGCCGAGGGCTTCGGAGAAACGGAGTGCGCGCGAGGCGAGCTAGGCACTTTCAGGGCGGTTGATCTTATGACCATGCTACTAGCCCACGCCGGGCGGCTTCAAAAATACGGCGCCTGA